A single genomic interval of Oryzias latipes chromosome 3, ASM223467v1 harbors:
- the LOC110014032 gene encoding piggyBac transposable element-derived protein 3-like, with product MQRRLSTRQALESILSKANPCDSDGDDIDLQPDSDSELSELSSDEETVPQPKKKPRLSTDVTDTAKDGTVWHEEQVGERLNFTPIEAYTGDGEPTDKARSSISTRLQSFLCFISLEMLRSIQEWTVQHAQQTEHHDWSMGLPELMAFVAIVILRGLTKVPALSDCWSANLGNPQIIRTMSRNRFQVIMRHLRFDDRSTRSDRAKTDKFAAISGVWGSFVTNCITSYNPGRHVIVGEQLFPSKTCCRFLQYVATKPDKFGIKFWVAYDLKSKYICNVLPYLGKDPSGERLSENVVMTLMEPFLDKGRNVTTDNFFTTLSLSQQLLSRKTTILGSVNKTRREIPQSARQPGRDEFTTQVFSTTGATLTVYAPKRKKTVYILSSMHSVVQTENSTKRKPNTVALYNTTKCGVDVIDQMMQEDTVRRGTRRWPVAVFYNMIDMAALNAHVLYQACTGRKERRVDFLTKLARELANSHVDAKKAQKEELLRQQPPTPGPGKRATCQVKHQCKNNHATVRCVDCYRYTCGKCRREIPWQCQDCE from the exons ATGCAGCGAAGACTCTCCACTCGGCAGGCATTGGAAAGTATCCTGAGCAAAGCAAACCCTTGTGACTCGGATGGAGACGACATAGACCTTCAGCCAGATTCAGACTCTGAGCTGTCTGAGCTGTCTTCAG ATGAAGAGACTGTACctcaacccaaaaaaaaacctcgTTTGTCGACTGACGTGACAGACACAGCAAAAGATGGCACAGTGTGGCATGAAGAACAGGTGGGGGAGCGTCTCAATTTCACCCCTATCGAAGCTTACACCGGAGATGGAGAGCCAACAGATAAGGCCAGGAGTAGTATCTCAACTCGCCTTCAGAGCTTTCTCTGTTTTATCAGTCTTGAAATGCTTCGCAGCATTCAAGAATGGACCGTTCAACATGCACAGCAAACAGAGCATCATGATTGGTCCATGGGCCTCCCTGAACTAATGGCATTTGTTGCAATTGTCATCTTGCGGGGGCTTACCAAGGTTCCAGCACTAAGTGACTGCTGGTCGGCAAACCTGGGAAACccacagatcattagaacaatGTCCCGGAACCGCTTCCAAGTCATCATGCGACACCTACGCTTTGATGACAGGTCCACCCGCAGTGACCGAGCAAAGACTGATAAGTTTGCTGCAATTTCCGGTGTGTGGGGATCATTTGTCACCAACTGCATAACATCCTACAACCCTGGTCGACACGTCATTGTTGGTGAACAGCTTTTCCCGTCAAAGACTTGCTGCCGTTTCCTGCAATACGTTGCAACTAAGCCTGACAAGTTTGGAATCAAGTTTTGGGTGGCTTATGACTTAAAATCCAAGTACATTTGCAATGTCCTCCCATATCTTGGCAAGGACCCCAGTGGGGAGCGGCTGTCTGAAAATGTTGTGATGACGTTGATGGAACCATTCCTGGACAAAGGCAGAAATGTTACCACAGACAATTTCTTCACAACGCTGTCACTTTCGCAACAACTGCTTAGCCGGAAGACCACCATCCTCGGCTCAGTCAACAAGACTCGCCGGGAAATTCCACAATCTGCCAGGCAGCCAGGCCGCGATGAATTCACCACTCAG GTGTTTTCAACCACTGGTGCCACGCTGACGGTGTACGCGCCCAAAAGGAAGAAGACCGTCTACATTCTCAGCAGCATGCACAGCGTGGTTCAGACCGAGAATAGCACCAAAAGGAAGCCAAACACTGTCGCCCTTTACAACACCACAAAGTGCGGAGTGGATGTGATAGACCAGATGATGCAGGAGGACACTGTCCGCAGAGGAACACGGCGCTGGCCGGTCGCTGTGTTCTACAACATGATTGACATGGCAGCACTGAATGCACATGTGCTGTATCAAGCATGCACCGGCAGGAAGGAGAGACGAGTGGACTTCCTGACGAAGCTTGCAAGAGAGTTGGCTAACTCTCATGTGGATGCAAAGAAGGCACAAAAAGAAGAATTGCTTCGGCAACAACCTCCCACACCCGGCCCTGGAAAAAGAGCCACGTGTCAGGTCAAGCACCAGTGCAAAAACAATCATGCCACTGTGCGATGTGTTGACTGCTACAGATACACATGTGGCAAATGCAGAAGAGAGATACCATGGCAGTGCCAGGATTGTGAGTAA